A single window of Watersipora subatra chromosome 9, tzWatSuba1.1, whole genome shotgun sequence DNA harbors:
- the LOC137403766 gene encoding uncharacterized protein isoform X2 translates to MASCSSYCDSELSEQPLVKDRSRQPMVKADRRQQRFAVEKDRMESPSIQMRRAWYHLKDCDIYNMVCRQRRLCAYRSLVFWTYPTGLRRGERRPLPACVYNMVRAAYPGTEDEDEYADMAHTEFEFTAVE, encoded by the exons atggcttcatgTTCGAGCTactgcgactcagagttatctgagcaacctTTAGTCAAAGATAGGAGCAGGCAGCCTATGGtgaaagctgacaggcgtcagcagcgttttgctgtagagaaagacagaatggag AGCCCAAGTATCCAGATGCGGAGAGCCTGGTACCATCTGAAAGACTGCGACATCTACAACATGGTGTGTAGGCAGAGGAGATTATGCGCGTATAGATCTCTGGTATTCTGGACATATCCAACAGGACTTAGGAGGGGAGAGCGACGACCACTACCAGCCTGCGTGTATAACATGGTGCGAGCTGCATACCCTGGCACTGAAGATGAGGATGAATACGCAGATATGGCGCATACAGAATTTGAATTTACTGCAGTGGAGTga
- the LOC137403766 gene encoding uncharacterized protein isoform X1: MASCSSYCDSELSEQPLVKDRSRQPMVKADRRQQRFAVEKDRMEDVYVAPPVQQWCKCENCHAWSKKEMNICCTNHNMWHSIPQTGIKCVTEADEIKDLIKPGPLRVAYYNYCHYHEPKYPDAESLVPSERLRHLQHGV, encoded by the exons atggcttcatgTTCGAGCTactgcgactcagagttatctgagcaacctTTAGTCAAAGATAGGAGCAGGCAGCCTATGGtgaaagctgacaggcgtcagcagcgttttgctgtagagaaagacagaatggag gatgtttacgtGGCACCACCAGTTCAGCAGTGGTGCAAGTGTGAGAATTGCCATGCGTGGAgtaaaaaagaaatgaacatATGCTGCACAAATCACAACATGTGGCATTCCATTCCGCAAACTGGTATCAAATGCGTTACCGAAGCTGACGAAATAAAAGATCTAATAAAGCCAGGTCCATTGAGAGTGGCTTATTATAACTACTGCCACTACCATG AGCCCAAGTATCCAGATGCGGAGAGCCTGGTACCATCTGAAAGACTGCGACATCTACAACATGGTGTGTAG